The DNA region ACTACGACTTTAATTAAAAATGGTCATTCAGTCACAGTCATTAGTAGCAATACTGACAAGCAAAAAAATATTGAAGTAATAGGTGCAAATGCCGCAATTGGTAATATAGAAAACCTTGATTTCTTAACAAAAACTTTTACTGATGCAGATGCAGTTTACACTATGCTTCCACCTTTTAAATTTGAAGAAAACCCGAGTCTTGATGCAAGGGAAGAAGCACGAAGGCTTGCAAACAATTATGTTACGGCAATCCAGAGATCAGGGGTCAAAAAGGTAATTCACCTCAGTAGTATTGGTGCACATACAGATAAAGGGAATGGATTGTTAGCGTTTCATTTTATAGCAGAGCAGGTATTAAATTCGCTGCCTAACGATGTTGCAATTAGCTTTATACGACCTGTTGGATTCTATTACAACCTATACCAATTTAAGGATATTATTAAAGGTGAGGGGTTTTTGAAAGGCTTTATCGGTATGTTTATGACACTCCGTTATTATGGCTTAATAGGTTTTATAAAAGGTAAAAAAGGACTTATTGTATCCAATTATGGTGCTGAAGATAAAATGCCCTGGGTTTCGCCCATGGACATTGCAACCACGGTGGCTGAGGAACTGACGACAATATTAACTGGCCGTAAAGTGCGCTACGTAGCAAGTGAAGAGTTAACTTGCCATCAGGTCGCCACTTTTCTTGGTACAGCCATAGGCAAACCTTATCTGAAATGGGTGGCCATCAGTGATAAACAAATGTTGGACGCTTTAATCAAATTAAAATTGCCAATATCGCTAGCAAGAGATATTGTTGAAATGAATGCTAGTATGCGTAACAGCGGAATATTATTTGAAGATTATTATAGAAACAAACCCGCTCTTGGTAAAGTAAAAATGATAGATTTTGCTAAAGAATTTGCCTCTGTTTACTTTTCAAAATAGGTTAATTAAAATGAAGTAAAAACATGGAGCCTTATAGAATTAAAACCATTAGCAAGTATCACCAGATTTTAGGGATATCTAAACCCGAACATCCGTTATTTAGTGTTATCAGTCTGGATGATTTCAGACCTCCAGAAGAAAATCGTCGTATCAGCGTCATTTTTGATTTTTACATTATATCGTTGAAAAAGAATTTAGAAGGTACAGTAAAATACATATATGGCCAGCAATCCTATGATTTTAATGAGGGCACCATGTTTTTTATAGCTCCCAAACAGGTCTTTTCATTTGATTCGGACCAAAATTTCAAAAGCTCTGGCTGGATGCTGCTTATTCACCCAGATTTTCTTTGTGGAGTTCCTTTGGCAAAAACAATCAGGCAATATGGATTCTTCAGCTATTCGATGAATGAAGCCCTGTTTCTTTCAGAGAAAGAAGATGCAACCATTGCAAGTATTGTTCAACTTGTTAAACAAGAATATCATTCCAATATTGATAAATTCAGCCAAGGGCTTGTAATTGTGCAAATTGAACTATTGTTACAATACT from Rhizosphaericola mali includes:
- a CDS encoding NAD(P)H-binding protein, with the translated sequence MKIVITGSLGHISKPLTTTLIKNGHSVTVISSNTDKQKNIEVIGANAAIGNIENLDFLTKTFTDADAVYTMLPPFKFEENPSLDAREEARRLANNYVTAIQRSGVKKVIHLSSIGAHTDKGNGLLAFHFIAEQVLNSLPNDVAISFIRPVGFYYNLYQFKDIIKGEGFLKGFIGMFMTLRYYGLIGFIKGKKGLIVSNYGAEDKMPWVSPMDIATTVAEELTTILTGRKVRYVASEELTCHQVATFLGTAIGKPYLKWVAISDKQMLDALIKLKLPISLARDIVEMNASMRNSGILFEDYYRNKPALGKVKMIDFAKEFASVYFSK
- a CDS encoding helix-turn-helix domain-containing protein; amino-acid sequence: MEPYRIKTISKYHQILGISKPEHPLFSVISLDDFRPPEENRRISVIFDFYIISLKKNLEGTVKYIYGQQSYDFNEGTMFFIAPKQVFSFDSDQNFKSSGWMLLIHPDFLCGVPLAKTIRQYGFFSYSMNEALFLSEKEDATIASIVQLVKQEYHSNIDKFSQGLVIVQIELLLQYCDRFYNRQFLTRKINSHQILRRLEEILDDFFSSDRLENKKIPTVHSIAVALNISPTYLSTLLTALTGQSTQQHIHERLIEKAKEKLSISGLSISEIAYDLGFEHPQSFSKLFKSKTKLSPLEFRSTFNSN